The Aspergillus chevalieri M1 DNA, chromosome 5, nearly complete sequence genome includes a region encoding these proteins:
- a CDS encoding glycoside hydrolase family 3 protein (CAZy:GH3;~COG:G;~EggNog:ENOG410PJ4A;~InterPro:IPR017853,IPR036962,IPR001764;~PFAM:PF00933;~go_function: GO:0004553 - hydrolase activity, hydrolyzing O-glycosyl compounds [Evidence IEA];~go_process: GO:0005975 - carbohydrate metabolic process [Evidence IEA]) has protein sequence MAGNGGWGEALSKAQATVSQMSLEEKVNITVGYGSKTTACSGSVPAINRLGFPGMCVQDDPAGVRGAEGVNSYPAGVHVGASWNKSLAYDQAYAMAGEFKRSGATVSLGPAVLGPFSRIARGGRNWEGFAADPYLSGILGANSVEGAQDGGVVSCTKHSIGNEQEEHRFEKRDPVTNHTIETSSSNIDDKTMHEMYMWPFADAVHAGTASIMCSYQRVNNSYACQNSKIMNGLLKTELGFQGFVMSDFKGQKTGTASALAGMDMTMPLATPYWGSHLLEAVRNGSVPDAQLENMATRVIAAWYYSNQDDPSVPPVGVGIPYDIHSPHTMIDARDPNDADTLLQGAIEGHVLVKNIDKASP, from the exons ATGGCCGGCAACGGGGGCTGGGGTGAAGCCCTCTCCAAAGCACAAGCGACGGTGTCGCAGATGTCACTGGAAGAAAAAGTCAACATCACTGTAGGCTATGGGAGCAAGACCACGGCTTGCAGTGGTAGTGTTCCTGCTATAAACCGCCTGGGGTTCCCGGGGATGTGTGTGCAGGATGATCCGGCTGGTGTTAGAGGTGCGGAAGGTGTGAATAGTTATCCAGCTGGTGTGCATGTTGGTGCGAG CTGGAATAAATCCCTCGCCTACGATCAGGCATATGCAATGGCTGGCGAATTCAAAAGATCAGGTGCTACTGTGAGTCTGGGTCCGGCGGTGCTTGGTCCATTCAGTAGAATTGCTCGTGGAGGACGGAATTGGGAAGGCTTTGCTGCGGATCCGTATCTCAGTGGAATTTTGGGAGCCAATTCTGTGGAAGGGGCTCAGGATGGTGGTGTGGTATCGTGCACCAAG CACTCCATTGGAAACGAGCAAGAAGAACATCGATTTGAGAAGAGGGACCCCGTAACCAACCACACGATCGAGACATCCTCGTCCAACATCGACGACAAGACCATGCATGAGATGTACATGTGGCCCTTTGCGGATGCTGTTCACGCTGGGACTGCCAGTATCA TGTGCTCCTACCAACGCGTAAACAACAGCTATGCCTGCCAAAACAGCAAAATAATGAACGGCCTCCTCAAAACAGAGCTCGGCTTTCAAGGCTTCGTAATGAGTGATTTCAAGGGCCAGAAAACAGGCACGGCAAGTGCGTTAGCCGGCATGGACATGACGATGCCCCTCGCAACCCCATACTGGGGTTCTCACCTCCTCGAAGCAGTCCGCAACGGCTCCGTCCCTGACGCGCAACTGGAGAACATGGCCACAAGGGTCATCGCCGCCTGGTACTACAGTAATCAGGATGACCCAAGCGTTCCCCCAGTTGGCGTGGGTATTCCATATGATATCCACAGCCCGCACACCATGATCGATGCGCGGGACCCTAACGACGCGGACACTCTCCTGCAGGGAGCAATCGAGGGGCATGTGCTAGTGAAGAATATCGACAAAGCCTCTCCCTGA
- a CDS encoding uncharacterized protein (COG:I;~EggNog:ENOG410PH4X;~InterPro:IPR023213,IPR001242;~PFAM:PF00668;~go_function: GO:0003824 - catalytic activity [Evidence IEA]), producing the protein MTPKAFELIGGNSRAEDVIASAAKQCGVDSSQVEDIYPCAPLQKEMVLHSLSGRKSQLAREVVELAKDLDVARLQDAWNHVYQRYPILRTRFVRTESGDLVQVVVRENLVWQSQTDHLTTDAQLLPALGKRLAHWALTPGDKSSPNGHLIVTIHHALFDSITLGHIFSAVFAAYEGIPLPTQQPVPFSSFLALLAKNQAQRQDSHRFWRSYLSNCAAPTFPALPSPNYHPSANRGSQRHIPLPASVQRSLQQHGLTVPTLVRGAWALMLSNHSTPAGDDVLFASLLPGRTIPLPDIDDLAAPTQAHVPIRISMPRDEPPPAFLVRIQTEATAMIPFEHDGMDQICAADERVRDTCSRIGHLLVVQSLPVEGPPAEFPGRIVSGPRVDAAGMGEFTWYGLMVQCIILPGGVLLRASFDDCLLSAPAMENIIDDFGRALGELSEGLAGV; encoded by the coding sequence ATGACACCCAAAGCGTTCGAATTAATCGGTGGCAACAGCCGTGCTGAGGACGTGATTGCTTCTGCAGCGAAACAATGTGGAGTGGACAGCAGCCAAGTAGAAGACATATACCCTTGCGCTCCCCTCCAAAAGGAGATGGTCTTACATTCACTATCGGGCAGGAAATCCCAGCTGGCTCGGGAGGTAGTGGAGCTCGCTAAGGATCTGGATGTCGCTCGCTTGCAGGACGCATGGAATCATGTCTACCAACGTTATCCAATCCTGCGCACACGGTTCGTCCGGACTGAGTCGGGGGATCTCGTGCAAGTTGTCGTCCGAGAAAACCTGGTCTGGCAGTCACAAACAGACCATTTAACGACCGATGCACAGCTCCTGCCTGCCCTAGGAAAGCGACTGGCTCACTGGGCGCTGACCCCGGGGGACAAATCCTCGCCTAATGGCCATTTGATCGTGACCATACACCACGCTCTGTTCGACAGCATCACGCTAGGTCATATCTTCAGCGCAGTCTTCGCAGCATATGAAGGCATCCCGCTGCCCACGCAGCAACCCGTGCCCTTTTCGTCCTTCCTGGCTCTCCTGGCCAAGAACCAGGCCCAGAGACAAGACTCCCATCGCTTCTGGCGCTCCTACCTCTCCAACTGCGCAGCGCCCACTTTCCCCGCCCTGCCGTCCCCAAACTACCACCCAAGCGCCAACCGAGGCTCCCAGCGTCACATCCCACTCCCCGCGTCCGTCCAGCGCTCTCTACAGCAGCATGGACTTACTGTGCCGACGCTCGTCCGCGGCGCATGGGCACTCATGCTGTCGAACCACTCCACCCCAGCCGGCGACGACGTGCTCTTTGCCTCCCTCCTACCCGGCCGCACCATCCCCCTCCCCGACATCGACGATCTAGCCGCACCCACCCAAGCACACGTGCCAATCCGCATCTCCATGCCGCGCGACGAACCACCCCCCGCCTTCCTAGTCCGCATCCAGACAGAGGCAACGGCCATGATCCCGTTCGAGCATGACGGGATGGACCAGATCTGCGCGGCGGACGAGCGCGTCCGCGACACGTGCAGCAGGATCGGACACTTACTGGTGGTCCAGTCGCTGCCGGTTGAGGGCCCGCCGGCTGAGTTCCCTGGACGTATTGTTTCGGGGCCCCGGGTGGATGCGGCCGGGATGGGGGAGTTCACTTGGTATGGGCTGATGGTGCAGTGTATTATTCTTCCGGGGGGAGTGTTGTTGCGCGCTAGTTTTGATGATTGTTTGCTATCGGCGCCTGCTATGGAAAATATTATTGATGACTTTGGGCGGGCGCTGGGGGAGTTGTCTGAGGGGTTGGCTGGCGTGTAG
- a CDS encoding class I SAM-dependent methyltransferase (COG:S;~EggNog:ENOG410PSXZ;~InterPro:IPR029063,IPR013216;~PFAM:PF13649,PF13489,PF08241,PF08242,PF13847;~go_function: GO:0008168 - methyltransferase activity [Evidence IEA]) codes for MVQKGRLASFFRPWGLIWFSICLHWEAFIEAVRRDGLAALVRLRQIRDAALAKLLSITSGNFIAYEDTTIVPSLVQAAGGVILELGPGPGNQIHRYNTSLVNYVYGVEPNCHFKDDINDKLEKHSLRDRYKIIVSGIEDSDVLREEGITEGSLDAVLCIQVLCAVKDPKTVMKEVWKLLKPGGKFIFWEHGWSRNHLTTVAQAFWNPAWSTFVGCHMTRNVLADILNSGEWENPDDIEEPEDPFSCLPRIQGVLVKKA; via the exons ATGGTCCAAAAAGGCCGCCTTGCTTCCTTTTTCCGTCCATGGGGCCTGATATGGTTCTCTATTTGCC TGCACTGGGAAGCTTTCATAGAAGCGGTTCGTCGGGACGGTCTCGCAGCACTTGTGCGCTTACGACAGATTCGAGATGCCGCTTTAGCAAAGTTGCTCAGTATAACCT CTGGCAATTTTATCGCTTACGAAGACACAACCATCGTTCCCTCGCTCGTACAAGCCGCTGGTGGCGTTATCCTCGAACTGGGCCCTGGGCCAGGCAATCAGATTCATCGTTATAATACCTCTCTTGTCAATTATGTCTATGGTGTTGAACCTAACTGCCACTTCAAAGACGACATAAATGACAAGTTGGAGAAGCATAGCCTGCGGGATAGGTATAAGATTATAGTTTCTGGCATTGAAGATAGCGATGTTCTGAGAGAGGAGGGAATAACGGAAGGGAGTTTGGATGCCGTGTTATGCATCCAGGTCCTGTGTGCGGTAAAGGATCCAAAGACCGTGATGAAGGAAGTGTGGAAGCTACTGAAACCTGGAGGCAAATTTATATTTTGGGAACACGGATGGAGTAGAAACCATTTGACGACTGTAGCGCAAG CTTTCTGGAATCCTGCTTGGAGCACATTTGTCGGATGTCACATGACCCGGAATGTATTGGCGGACATTCTCAACAGTGGAGAGTGGGAGAACCCGGACGATATCGAAGAGCCTGAAGATCCGTTTAGTTGTCTGCCTAGGATTCAGGGTGTGCTTGTCAAGAAGGCCTAA
- the ATG17 gene encoding autophagy-related protein 17 (COG:O;~EggNog:ENOG410PHBJ;~InterPro:IPR007240;~PFAM:PF04108;~go_process: GO:0006914 - autophagy [Evidence IEA]), whose product MASSSQSSSAPSDGDASATGVAHPQSDQMPQLDTLISHLVAAKRSLSSINHVARANEIVTSARLALEESVVVSARTGFLRRGLNNQLRLLYNVRTEVEEISLRGRTEFANVLKSLDAADVRLRKTLDLLRETIVHASFRPEGEEPRSLRDFVDERGVEELNAALKSSIDTTNTAQAELDSSNAAFDDELGSIKQALGHYRAATKMASSRSSPSASASSSDSNSSLPSPTALPPMLHSLEMHAQEMAKLLESLVEHFDLCVMAVKHTEGGGAAAQSITGDMPTGVPVREGLNTNLNAPLDPLSESHYREMVNVLIKDAAEAEDVVMEIQDRIGDMESVLENVLAQRDVLVAVYQATTNVFDHLSSLASTRLPGYIAQAHNFTRVWNDENERIKGGLADLSDLHSLYNGFLDAYDGLLLEVARRRHVRARVEKVLRETRQKLDHLYEEDVNARETFRVEQGDYLPSDIWPGLSREPMHVEFRRISGGNLKDAFHEHEAVGTEETKEGEVQSASAGDADGEVIPNIPRPIIEQALVRLKARAKHIPSSAV is encoded by the coding sequence ATGGCATCATCCTCGCAGTCTTCGTCGGCACCCAGTGATGGTGATGCATCCGCGACAGGGGTCGCCCATCCCCAGTCTGACCAAATGCCTCAATTGGATACCCTCATTTCTCACCTCGTTGCTGCAAAGAGGTCCCTGTCCTCCATCAATCATGTCGCGCGGGCTAATGAAATCGTCACTTCCGCCCGTTTAGCCTTGGAAGAGAGTGTGGTGGTTTCTGCCCGAACGGGTTTCCTGCGTCGTGGATTAAATAACCAGTTGCGGCTTTTATACAATGTTCGTACGGAGGTGGAGGAAATATCCCTGCGCGGTCGGACGGAATTCGCGAACGTGCTCAAGAGCTTGGACGCGGCCGATGTAAGACTACGGAAGACACTGGATTTGCTACGAGAAACAATTGTCCATGCGTCTTTTCGACCAGAAGGCGAGGAACCCAGGAGTCTCCGTGATTTCGTAGACGAACGCGGGGTTGAAGAGCTTAATGCCGCGTTAAAGAGTTCCATCGATACAACCAATACTGCACAGGCGGAATTAGATTCCTCCAACGCTGCATTCGACGATGAGCTGGGATCCATCAAGCAAGCACTGGGCCATTACCGGGCTGCCACCAAGATGGCATCCTCGCGGTCGTCTCCGTCGGCCTCTGCATCATCCTCCGACTCCAACTCCAGCCTACCATCGCCCACGGCATTACCACCGATGCTGCATTCGTTAGAAATGCATGCGCAGGAAATGGCCAAATTGCTCGAATCCCTGGTGGAGCACTTCGATCTCTGCGTCATGGCTGTCAAGCATACAGAGGGTGGTGGGGCCGCTGCCCAATCCATTACTGGCGATATGCCAACCGGAGTTCCGGTCCGAGAGGGTCTTAACACCAACCTAAATGCACCTCTGGATCCTTTGAGCGAGTCGCATTATCGCGAGATGGTCAATGTCCTAATTAAAGATGCAGCCGAGGCAGAAGACGTGGTCATGGAGATCCAAGACCGAATCGGAGATATGGAATCCGTTCTGGAGAACGTTCTCGCCCAACGCGATGTTTTGGTGGCAGTCTATCAAGCCACGACTAACGTCTTTGACCATCTTTCCTCTCTCGCCTCGACTCGTCTACCAGGCTACATAGCCCAAGCACACAACTTCACGCGCGTATGGAATGATGAGAACGAGCGCATCAAAGGCGGCCTAGCTGACCTGTCTGACCTCCATTCCCTCTACAACGGCTTCCTAGATGCCTACGACGGCCTGCTTCTAGAAGTCGCGCGCCGGAGGCACGTTCGAGCGCGTGTCGAAAAAGTCCTCCGAGAAACCCGACAGAAGCTCGACCATCTCTACGAAGAAGACGTCAACGCACGTGAAACCTTCCGCGTCGAACAAGGCGATTATCTTCCATCTGACATATGGCCCGGCTTGAGCCGCGAGCCCATGCATGTTGAATTCCGGCGCATTTCCGGTGGAAATCTCAAGGATGCTTTCCACGAACACGAAGCCGTTGGTACGGAGGAGACTAAGGAAGGAGAGGTGCAGTCTGCATCGGCGGGTGATGCAGATGGGGAAGTTATCCCTAATATCCCGCGACCAATCATCGAACAGGCTCTTGTGCGGCTTAAGGCGAGAGCGAAACATATCCCTTCGTCCGCTGTATGA
- a CDS encoding F-box/WD repeat-containing protein (BUSCO:EOG09260KIY;~COG:K;~EggNog:ENOG410QDQX;~InterPro:IPR001810,IPR036322,IPR015943,IPR001680, IPR036047,IPR019775,IPR020472,IPR017986;~PFAM:PF00646,PF00400,PF12937;~go_function: GO:0005515 - protein binding [Evidence IEA]) — protein sequence MDVSQELPSKSIFGPSDMTKESDGDDSDSSQCTPHYSSATPTTPAKLANKNVAPFLAKHIPEQYAPLGSRAGEQSDSYKANSKYCYRHRPDLKCRRQADEPSMDKLQHDLETLPQSDQQGIAHVWSLFSAAPAKHRKLMLQGIMSQCCFPQLSFVSATVRDLIRIDFMTALPPEIAFKILCYLDTTSLCKAAQVSRRWRALADDDVVWHRMCEQHIHRKCKKCGWGLPLLERKRLRESKREIEMRATATTWDVSGPSPTLTAAQGTESREDSPAVSECVGTKRKPESSEDEAAMVKRHCTSLSSGTEKAGTENGEDFYKTKYRPWKDVYKDRFKVGTNWKYGRCSIKTFRGHTNGIMCLQFEDNILATGSYDATIKIWDTETGEELQTLRGHESGIRCLQFDDTKLISGSMDRSLKVWNWRTGECISTYTGHRGGVIGLHFDSTILASASVDKTVKIWNFEDKSTCLLRGHTDWVNAVRVDTKSRTVFSASDDCTVRLWDLDTKNCIRVFHGHVGQVQQVVPLPREFEFEEHDAECENDNVSTTSGDSDPASLQATLGLEPNELSAFGPSFDNGRPAPPRYMVTSALDSTIRLWETTTGRCLRTFFGHLEGVWALGADTLRIVTGAEDRMVKIWDPRTGKCERTFTGHSGPVTCIGLGDSRFATGSEDCEVRMYSFRS from the exons ATGGACGTCTCGCAGGAATTGCCGTCCAAGTCCATCTTTGGTCCCTCCGACATGACCAAAGAGTCGGATGGCGATGACTCCGACTCCAGCCAGTGCACGCCCCACTACAGCAGCGCAACACCGACGACACCCGCGAAGCTCGCCAACAAGAATGTCGCTCCGTTTCTTGCCAAACACATTCCCGAACAATACGCTCCTCTAGGTTCTCGCGCCGGTGAACAGTCCGACTCCTATAAAGCAAATTCGAAATATTGCTATCGCCACCGCCCAGATCTCAAGTGCCGGCGACAGGCTGACGAACCCTCAATGGACAAGTTACAGCAC GATCTAGAAACGCTCCCTCAGAGCGACCAACAAGGCATCGCACATGTCTGGTCGCTCTTTTCAGCCGCCCCTGCCAAGCATCGAAAACTTATGCTCCAAGGGATCATGTCCCAATGCTGTTTCCCGCAACTGTCGTTCGTGTCTGCCACCGTCCGTGACCTGATTCGAATCGATTTCATGACCGCCCTCCCTCCGGAAATTGCGTTCAAAATTCTTTGCTACCTGGACACGACCTCTCTCTGCAAGGCGGCTCAGGTCTCGCGACGTTGGCGGGCGCTAGCTGATGACGATGTGGTTTGGCATCGCATGTGCGAACAACATATCCATCGCAAATGCAAGAAATGCGGATGGGGTCTGCCCTTGCTCGAGCGCAAACGACTCCGGGAGTCTAAGCGCGAAATCGAAATGCGCGCCACTGCCACAACATGGGACGTCAGCGGACCATCACCGACTCTCACGGCTGCGCAGGGTACCGAAAGCCGTGAAGATTCCCCGGCTGTGTCGGAATGCGTCGGCACGAAAAGAAAGCCCGAATCGAGCGAAGATGAGGCGGCAATGGTCAAGCGTCATTGCACCTCGTTGTCCTCTGGTACGGAGAAAGCTGGTACAGAGAATGGAGAAGACTTCTATAAAACCAAATACAGGCCGTGGAAAGATGTGTACAAGGATCGGTTCAAGGTTGGGACGAACTGGAAGTATGGACGATGCTCGATCAAGACGTTCCGTGGACACACCAACGGCATCATGTGTTTGCAATTTGAGGACAACATACTCGCGACCGGATCTTACGACGCGACGATCAAGATCTGGGATACCGAGACCGGCGAGGAACTTCAAACTCTCCGGGGACACGAGTCCGGGATTCGTTGTCTGCAATTTGACGACACCAAGTTGATCAGCGGCAGCATGGACCGGAGCCTGAAAGTGTGGAACTGGCGCACTGGCGAGTGCATCTCCACCTACACTGGTCATCGTGGTGGTGTCATTGGTCTACACTTCGATTCCACCATCCTCGCTTCCGCCTCAGTTGACAAGACGGTCAAGATTTGGAACTTTGAGGATAAGTCGACCTGTCTCCTGCGTGGACATACAGACTGGGTTAATGCAGTCCGGGTTGACACCAAGTCGCGCACCGTGTTTTCGGCTTCGGATGACTGCACGGTCCGGCTCTGGGACTTGGACACCAAGAACTGCATCCGCGTCTTCCACGGCCACGTTGGTCAAGTGCAGCAGGTTgtccctcttcctcgagaGTTTGAGTTTGAGGAGCACGATGCGGAATGCGAAAATGACAACGTCAGCACCACTTCTGGTGACTCCGATCCGGCCTCGCTCCAGGCTACTCTAGGACTTGAGCCGAACGAGTTGTCTGCCTTTGGACCATCCTTCGACAATGGTCGTCCAGCGCCACCACGCTACATGGTTACTAGCGCATTGGACTCTACGATTCGGCTGTGGGAGACCACTACCGGTCGCTGCCTGCGCACATTCTTTGGCCATCTCGAGGGTGTCTGGGCCCTGGGTGCTGATACGCTCCGGATTGTCACTGGAGCAGAAGACCGGATGGTCAAGATCTGGGATCCTCGAACTGGAAAGTGCGAGCGCACCTTCACCGGCCATTCGGGGCCGGTCACTTGCATCGGACTTGGTGATAGTCGATTCGCAACCGGGAGCGAGGACTGCGAAGTCCGCATGTACAGTTTCCGGAGTTaa
- a CDS encoding uncharacterized protein (TransMembrane:1 (i101-124o)), translated as MVYDTQNEDPERGEYRSLYSDQGTAPSLIHKNPKTNPTKDEDGDEQIKTPSTTPLHTQPRTPTANAKSEPKPNNSRRRPWAQFPQNLRPSATNEVKTIAKAVFGALGFIICILVCTFSIITLIYCCTEFVNGIRHVGDPSPYDRFSHYKGYVTVDDDIDDPYPYPSSVPLDNDNGDMDTVPEATTTESGIEVACIGEAGACGGSLSELMRIPKATRVAIITDGKWWSDIEGEDVDADFDADVDVDFDRVDDIQGLSSDYLRDEEDCENYYTREKMEEQEYGSVFDRLWNGLFGV; from the coding sequence ATGGTTTACGACACCCAAAATGAAGACCCCGAACGGGGCGAATACCGCAGCCTCTACAGTGATCAAGGTACTGCTCCCTCCCTTATCCATAAAAACCCCAAGACTAACCCCACAAAAGACGAAGATGGCGACGAACAAATCAAGACCCCTTCCACAACCCCCCTTCACACCCAACCAAGAACCCCCACTGCCAACGCCAAGTCcgagcccaagcccaacaaCTCTCGCCGCCGCCCCTGGGCCCAATTCCCACAAAACCTCCGCCCCTCCGCCACCAACGAAGTGAAGACAATCGCAAAAGCCGTCTTCGGCGCGCTGGGCTTCATAATATGCATTCTGGTATGCACATTCTCCATCATCACGCTGATCTACTGCTGCACGGAATTCGTGAATGGGATCCGGCATGTCGGTGATCCTAGTCCCTATGATCGGTTTAGTCATTACAAGGGGTATGTAACCgtggatgatgatattgatgaTCCGTATCCGTATCCTTCTTCCGTACCGCTCGACAACGATAATGGTGATATGGATACGGTGCCCGAAGCTACGACAACAGAGTCGGGTATCGAGGTTGCTTGTATCGGGGAGGCGGGTGCTTGTGGGGGTAGTCTTTCAGAATTGATGCGGATTCCTAAAGCGACGAGGGTGGCTATTATTACGGATGGGAAGTGGTGGAGTGATATTGAGGGCGAGGATGTAGATGCTGATTTTGATgctgatgttgatgttgatttTGACCGGGTGGACGACATTCAGGGGCTCTCTAGCGATTATTTGAGGGATGAAGAGGACTGTGAAAATTATTATACGcgggagaagatggaggagcAGGAGTATGGTTCGGTGTTTGATCGGTTGTGGAATGGATTGTTTGGGGTGTAG
- a CDS encoding uncharacterized protein (TransMembrane:1 (i102-123o)) → MPYERCSNGDKDLDLKQGVEVECESDSESEFSTPIYTPSSSTSTFPAPDKQQQDPEQQDEAQPESQFQSQSQSESQLQSQPQPQAAVYQLHYHPDKVLECSFWDLVGFVLAFILLVILGVVWVEAVRNAD, encoded by the coding sequence ATGCCCTACGAACGGTGTTCCAACGGAGACAAAGATCTCGACCTCAAACAAGGTGTCGAAGTCGAATGCGAGAGCGATTCTGAATCCGAGTTTAGCACTCCTATCTATACACCCTCATCGTCCACATCTACATTCCCAGCACCTGATAAGCAACAACAAGACCCAGAACAACAGGATGAAGCCCAGCCTGAATCGCAGTTCCAGTCCCAGTCACAATCAGAATCTCAGTTGCAatcacaaccacaaccacaagcTGCGGTATACCAATTACACTACCACCCTGATAAAGTCCTGGAATGTAGTTTTTGGGATTTGGTGGGGTTTGTGCTGGCATTTATTTTGTTGGTGATTTTGGGGGTCGTTTGGGTTGAGGCGGTTAGAAATGCCGATTGA